The stretch of DNA TGCCGTCCGCAACCGCGACGTGCTGCTCCAGGCCGCGACCAGGGCGTTCGCCTCCGCCGACGCCGAGCCGTCCATGCGGGCGATCGCCCGCGAGGCCGGTGTGGGCATCGCCACGCTGTACCGGCACTTCCCGACGCGAGAGTCGCTGGTCGACGCGGTCTACCGCGACCAGGTGGACCGGCTGACCCGCGGCGCCGACCAGCTGCTCGCCGAGCACCCGCCGGCCGACGCCCTGCGCCTCTGGATGGACCTGTTCGGCGACTGGCTGGTCACCAAGCACGGCATGGTCGACACCCTGCGGGAGATGATCGACGCTGGCTCTCTCGCGCACGTCGAGACCCGCGACCAGCTGCTCGACGCCGTCACGACGATCCTCGACGCCGGCCGGGACGCCGGTGACCTCCGCGCGGACGTGCGCGCGGACGACGTGGCAGCCGCCCTGATCGGCGTGTTCACGGTGGTGGGCAGTGCCGCGCGGGAAGGGCAGGGCGCCCGGCTGCTCGACCTGCTGATGGACGGCCTGCGTCCCCACCGCGCGCCGTCGGCGCCCTCCGACTGACGGCGCCGGCTCCGCGCCGGCCGCCCTTCAGCGGTCCGTCAGACCCACCAGGTCGAGCCGGGCGAGGCGTTCCGGGTCCGCCAGGATGTCGATCTCGACGATCACGTCCCCCCGCACGGCCACGCTGAGCAGCGAGAACGGCGTGCCGTCCCGCACGCCGAGCA from Cellulomonas sp. NTE-D12 encodes:
- a CDS encoding TetR/AcrR family transcriptional regulator is translated as MIRLSENLGLRADAVRNRDVLLQAATRAFASADAEPSMRAIAREAGVGIATLYRHFPTRESLVDAVYRDQVDRLTRGADQLLAEHPPADALRLWMDLFGDWLVTKHGMVDTLREMIDAGSLAHVETRDQLLDAVTTILDAGRDAGDLRADVRADDVAAALIGVFTVVGSAAREGQGARLLDLLMDGLRPHRAPSAPSD